DNA from Candidatus Eisenbacteria bacterium:
ATGAACGCATTCCCGAATTAGTGGCTCGAATGAGTGATGTCGATATGGTGGTGGGGGGAAGAACCGGCACCTCGGTCGCCATCCCGTTGATCCGGCGCCCCGCCAAATGGTTCCTGAACCGCCTCGCGAATTATCTCTCCGAGGCCGATATCCCCGATCTGAATTCCGGTCTCCGGGCTTTCCGCAGGGATGTGGCGATACATTTCTTCCCCATCTTTCCATCTGGTTTCTCATTCACCACGACGATCACCCTGGCCATGTTGGTGAATGGCTATATCGTGGAATACATCCCGATTGATTATCATCACCGCAAGGGCAAATCCAAAATCCGGCCCATATACGATACGCTGAATTTTATTTCTCTCATCGTGCGGACCGTTCTCTATTTCCGGCCGTTGAAGATTTTTCTTCCCATAGCCGGTCTTCTACTTCTCGCTTCTCTGCTTATTTTTATAGGAAGCTGGCTGTTCCTCCCGAAGATCATGGACGCGACGGTCAGTATCACCTTCATGTCAGGTCTCCAAATGGCCGCGCTCGGTCTGCTGGCCGATCTGATCGATAAGCGTTCGGGCTGGAGTGGATGAGGAGGAGGCGTTGATCATAGGGCTTGGGATCGATATGATTGAGGTTGACCGGGTGCGCCGATTGAGAGAACGGCATGGGGAGCGATTCCTCGACCGCATTCTTGGACCTTTGGAGAAGGAAGG
Protein-coding regions in this window:
- a CDS encoding glycosyltransferase family 2 protein, producing MDRFTGTAPVEGSPAYKATLVIPAYNEEQGIVPVLEELKRLGDAYEILVVDDGSTDGTSETVRRSGVKVIRHPKNRGYGAALKTGIREAKSPIIVITDADGTYPNERIPELVARMSDVDMVVGGRTGTSVAIPLIRRPAKWFLNRLANYLSEADIPDLNSGLRAFRRDVAIHFFPIFPSGFSFTTTITLAMLVNGYIVEYIPIDYHHRKGKSKIRPIYDTLNFISLIVRTVLYFRPLKIFLPIAGLLLLASLLIFIGSWLFLPKIMDATVSITFMSGLQMAALGLLADLIDKRSGWSG